The proteins below come from a single Acidovorax sp. NCPPB 4044 genomic window:
- a CDS encoding DedA family protein — translation MEIIQFLIDFILHVDKHLAAFVAAYGPWVYALLFIIVFVETGVVVMPFLPGDSLLFIVGALCGAGLMSFPIACTVLLVAAILGDQCNYTIGRYFGPKVFQWPDSRWFNRRAFDQAHAFYERYGGVTIVIARFMPFIRTFAPFVAGVAEMNRAKFTAYNVGGALLWVLGICTAGYFFGNFPWVQANLDKIIWALILVPGLIALFGAWRAGRQQAARTV, via the coding sequence TTGGAAATCATCCAGTTCCTCATCGATTTCATCCTGCACGTCGACAAGCACCTCGCGGCCTTCGTGGCCGCCTATGGCCCCTGGGTGTACGCGTTGCTGTTCATCATCGTCTTCGTGGAAACCGGCGTGGTCGTCATGCCGTTCCTGCCCGGCGACTCGCTGCTCTTCATCGTGGGGGCGCTCTGCGGCGCGGGGCTCATGAGCTTCCCCATCGCCTGCACCGTGCTGCTGGTGGCCGCCATCCTGGGCGACCAGTGCAACTACACCATCGGCCGCTACTTCGGCCCCAAGGTCTTCCAGTGGCCCGATTCGCGCTGGTTCAACCGCCGCGCGTTCGACCAGGCCCATGCGTTCTACGAACGCTACGGCGGCGTGACCATCGTGATCGCGCGCTTCATGCCCTTCATCCGCACCTTCGCGCCGTTCGTGGCGGGCGTGGCCGAGATGAACCGCGCGAAGTTCACGGCCTACAACGTGGGCGGCGCGCTGTTGTGGGTGCTGGGCATCTGCACGGCGGGCTATTTCTTCGGCAACTTCCCGTGGGTGCAGGCCAACCTGGACAAGATCATCTGGGCGCTGATCCTCGTGCCCGGCCTGATCGCTTTGTTCGGCGCCTGGCGCGCCGGCCGCCAGCAGGCGGCCCGGACGGTCTGA
- a CDS encoding alpha/beta fold hydrolase has product MPGNDFSAFAASQTVRFTTPEGCHLHYQDRGRGPVVLLGHSYLWDSSMWEPQIQALSRHYRVIAPDLWGHGSSGALPQDTRDLKGLAAQMLTLLDALDIEECAVVGLSVGGMWGAELALLAPERMRSLVMMDTYLGAEPDATRLRYFGMLDAIEAAGQITPALVDAIVPIFFRPGTDPAAPRPAAFAHSLAAMPADRLRTSVVPLGRIIFGRADALESLAGLDPESTLLMCGDEDIPRPPREMEHMAEVIGCDAVLVPGAGHISNLDNPEFVTRQLLQWLRRTMR; this is encoded by the coding sequence ATCCCCGGCAACGATTTCAGCGCCTTCGCCGCCTCGCAGACCGTCCGGTTCACCACGCCCGAGGGCTGCCATCTGCACTACCAGGACCGCGGCAGGGGCCCCGTCGTGCTGCTGGGCCACAGCTACCTGTGGGATTCGTCGATGTGGGAGCCGCAGATCCAGGCGCTGTCGCGCCACTACCGGGTGATCGCCCCCGACCTCTGGGGCCACGGCTCCTCGGGCGCCCTGCCCCAGGACACGCGGGACCTGAAGGGCCTGGCCGCGCAGATGCTCACGCTGCTGGACGCGCTGGACATCGAGGAATGCGCGGTGGTGGGCCTGTCGGTCGGCGGCATGTGGGGCGCGGAGCTGGCCCTGCTGGCGCCCGAGCGGATGCGCAGCCTCGTGATGATGGACACCTACCTCGGGGCCGAGCCGGACGCCACGCGGCTGCGCTATTTCGGCATGCTTGACGCGATCGAAGCCGCGGGGCAGATCACGCCGGCGCTGGTGGACGCCATCGTCCCGATCTTCTTCCGGCCCGGCACCGACCCTGCCGCGCCGCGCCCGGCCGCCTTCGCGCACAGCCTGGCGGCGATGCCGGCCGACCGGCTGCGCACCTCGGTGGTGCCGCTCGGGCGCATCATCTTCGGCCGTGCCGATGCGCTCGAATCGCTGGCGGGGCTCGACCCCGAGTCCACGCTGCTGATGTGCGGCGACGAAGACATCCCGCGCCCGCCGCGCGAGATGGAGCACATGGCCGAAGTGATCGGCTGCGACGCGGTGCTGGTGCCGGGCGCGGGCCACATCTCCAACCTGGACAACCCGGAGTTCGTCACCCGCCAGTTGCTGCAGTGGCTGCGCCGCACGATGCGCTGA
- a CDS encoding glycine zipper 2TM domain-containing protein: protein MNYRHFLTAAACVAALGLAGCSSNPTNAQLGTGVGAVAGGVLGSAVGGTAATVGGAAAGALIGHELGEDRDQRRR from the coding sequence ATGAACTACCGCCACTTCCTCACCGCCGCCGCCTGTGTCGCCGCCCTGGGCCTGGCTGGCTGCTCTTCCAATCCCACCAATGCACAGCTCGGCACCGGCGTCGGTGCCGTGGCCGGTGGCGTGCTGGGTAGCGCCGTCGGCGGTACCGCAGCCACCGTGGGCGGGGCCGCAGCCGGCGCCCTGATCGGCCACGAACTGGGTGAAGACCGCGACCAGCGCCGCCGCTGA
- a CDS encoding cupin domain-containing protein: MALQHARSAEIVSIRPLGPDLARTATSAIIKAAQLEVIRAVLPAGKELRQHDTPGEVTIQCLEGEVEFHAASGASLLRAGDFIHLEARAPHSLRALSDASLLLTLCLAPG; the protein is encoded by the coding sequence ATGGCTTTGCAGCACGCCCGTTCCGCCGAAATCGTCAGCATCCGCCCCCTGGGGCCCGACCTCGCCCGCACGGCGACTTCGGCCATCATCAAGGCCGCGCAACTGGAGGTCATCCGCGCGGTGCTGCCCGCGGGCAAGGAACTGCGCCAGCACGACACGCCCGGCGAAGTCACCATCCAGTGCCTCGAAGGCGAGGTGGAGTTCCACGCCGCCTCGGGCGCCAGCCTGCTGCGCGCGGGCGACTTCATCCATCTGGAGGCGCGCGCGCCGCACTCGCTGCGGGCGCTGAGCGACGCCTCGCTGCTGCTCACGCTCTGCCTCGCGCCCGGATAG
- a CDS encoding N-acetylmuramoyl-L-alanine amidase has protein sequence MSDDATSTPPPPEAPRPGLPGPSRRELLRAGTLVLLLGTQQIARGAGILAVRVWPAQDYSRVTIESDRQLTAKQFFVATPPRLAVDIEGIDLNPELRELVAKVKPDDPNIAGIRVGQNAPGVVRLVVDLKRAALPQVFTLPPIAAYRHRLVFDLYPADPEDPLETLIAERLRDAAPGAATVGLPPPPPAPLPNIAAARPGSAGDPLGDLIAQHSQRPGTAAAPAPAGGLPTPVPGATAPVATPSGAPAAAPPAVAAAPSPPHSGSAGAPAAPAIARATDRLIIVALDPGHGGEDPGATGPGGTREKDVVLKVAFLLRDRINATTIGGNPMRAFLTRDADFFVPLGVRVEKARRVQADLFVSIHADAFTTPAARGASVFALSQSGASSTAARWLANKENQSDLVGGLNVRSQDRHVQSALLDMSTTAQINDSLKLGSVLLGEIGNMAKLHKPRVEQAGFAVLKAPDIPSVLVETAFISNPEEEAKLRTAAYQQQLADALMRGITRYFAKNPPLARSRSV, from the coding sequence ATGAGCGACGACGCCACTTCCACCCCTCCCCCGCCCGAGGCGCCCCGCCCGGGCCTGCCCGGGCCCTCGCGGCGCGAACTGCTGCGCGCGGGCACCCTGGTGCTCCTGCTCGGCACGCAGCAGATCGCCCGCGGCGCAGGCATCCTCGCCGTGCGCGTCTGGCCCGCGCAGGACTATTCGCGGGTCACCATCGAGTCCGACCGGCAGCTCACCGCCAAGCAGTTCTTCGTGGCCACGCCCCCACGCCTGGCCGTGGACATCGAAGGCATCGACCTGAACCCCGAACTGCGCGAGCTGGTCGCCAAGGTCAAGCCCGACGACCCCAACATCGCGGGCATCCGCGTCGGCCAGAACGCGCCGGGCGTGGTGCGGCTGGTGGTGGACCTGAAGCGTGCGGCCCTGCCGCAGGTCTTCACCCTGCCGCCCATCGCGGCCTACCGGCACCGTCTGGTGTTCGACCTCTACCCGGCCGACCCCGAGGACCCGCTGGAAACCCTGATCGCCGAGCGCCTGCGCGATGCCGCGCCGGGCGCCGCCACCGTGGGCCTGCCGCCGCCCCCGCCGGCCCCCCTGCCCAACATCGCCGCTGCGCGGCCCGGCTCGGCGGGCGACCCGCTGGGCGACCTGATCGCGCAGCACAGCCAGCGCCCCGGCACGGCAGCGGCCCCCGCCCCTGCTGGCGGGTTGCCCACCCCCGTCCCGGGCGCCACCGCGCCCGTGGCCACGCCCTCGGGCGCGCCGGCGGCGGCGCCGCCCGCCGTGGCGGCAGCGCCTTCTCCGCCCCATTCGGGCTCGGCCGGAGCGCCCGCCGCGCCGGCGATCGCCCGCGCCACCGACCGCCTGATCATCGTGGCGCTCGACCCCGGGCACGGCGGCGAAGACCCCGGCGCCACCGGGCCCGGCGGCACGCGAGAGAAGGACGTGGTGCTGAAGGTCGCCTTCCTGCTGCGCGACCGCATCAACGCCACCACCATCGGCGGCAACCCGATGCGGGCCTTCCTCACGCGGGATGCCGATTTCTTCGTGCCGCTGGGCGTGCGCGTGGAGAAGGCACGCCGCGTGCAGGCCGACCTGTTCGTGAGCATCCATGCCGATGCGTTCACCACGCCGGCCGCGCGCGGCGCCAGCGTGTTCGCACTGAGCCAGAGCGGCGCATCCAGCACCGCGGCGCGCTGGCTGGCCAACAAGGAAAACCAGTCCGATCTGGTGGGCGGGCTCAACGTGAGGTCCCAGGACCGCCACGTGCAAAGCGCCTTGCTCGACATGAGCACCACCGCGCAGATCAACGACAGCCTGAAGCTCGGCAGCGTGCTGCTGGGCGAGATCGGCAACATGGCGAAGCTCCACAAGCCGCGCGTGGAGCAGGCGGGCTTCGCGGTCCTGAAGGCCCCGGACATCCCCAGCGTGCTGGTGGAAACGGCCTTCATCAGCAACCCCGAGGAAGAAGCCAAGCTGCGCACCGCGGCCTACCAGCAGCAGCTGGCCGACGCGCTCATGCGCGGCATCACGCGGTACTTCGCCAAGAACCCGCCGCTGGCGCGCAGCCGTTCGGTGTGA
- the tsaE gene encoding tRNA (adenosine(37)-N6)-threonylcarbamoyltransferase complex ATPase subunit type 1 TsaE, with product MTAARHHPGIVESPPPPDGLALVWRSEDDTAAFARQLAGQPALADAFITLHGDLGAGKTTFVRHLLRALGVQGRIKSPTYAVVEPHEAAGRAAWHFDFYRFSDPREWEDAGFRDIFAGPGLKIAEWPEKAAGLIPPADLAIHIEASGDASGAYDGGDAARQVLLRAGTPLGRTLVQGLTTA from the coding sequence TTGACTGCTGCACGACATCACCCCGGGATTGTAGAAAGCCCGCCCCCGCCCGACGGCCTGGCCCTGGTCTGGCGGAGCGAGGACGACACCGCCGCCTTCGCCCGGCAGCTCGCCGGCCAGCCCGCGCTCGCGGATGCCTTCATCACCCTGCACGGCGACCTGGGCGCGGGCAAGACCACGTTCGTGCGGCACCTGCTGCGCGCACTGGGCGTGCAGGGCCGCATCAAGAGCCCCACCTACGCCGTGGTCGAGCCGCACGAGGCGGCGGGCCGGGCGGCATGGCACTTCGACTTCTACCGCTTCAGCGATCCGCGCGAGTGGGAGGACGCGGGTTTCCGCGACATCTTCGCGGGCCCGGGCCTGAAGATCGCCGAGTGGCCCGAAAAGGCGGCGGGGCTGATCCCCCCTGCCGATCTTGCTATACACATTGAAGCCTCGGGCGACGCCAGCGGTGCGTACGATGGCGGGGACGCGGCGCGGCAGGTGCTCCTGCGCGCCGGCACGCCCCTCGGCCGCACCCTGGTGCAAGGACTCACGACAGCATGA
- the queG gene encoding tRNA epoxyqueuosine(34) reductase QueG, producing MQGWARELGFSQIGVAGVDLSSAEPGLMQWLAQGFHGDMQYMQAHGLKRARPAELVPGTVSVITARMDYLPQATLGRALEEEDRTGAGPERGGWQAVEFARLERPGEGIVSVYARGRDYHKVLRARLQKLADRIAAAVGPFGHRVFTDSAPVLEAELARRSGQGWRGKHTLVLNREAGSMFFLGEIYVDLPLAPSGPVTAHCGSCQACIDVCPTQAIVAPQRVDARRCISYLTIEHAGAIPEALRPLVGNRVYGCDDCQLACPWNKFAQASTVPDFDERPALSGRPLAEWFAWDEDTFLRRTEGGPIRRIGHERWLRNVAVALGNALRATGDPALRAALAARAGDPSALVREHVAWALAQEPLRAAGSIE from the coding sequence ATGCAAGGCTGGGCCCGCGAACTGGGATTTTCCCAAATCGGCGTCGCGGGCGTGGATTTGTCGTCCGCGGAGCCGGGATTGATGCAGTGGCTGGCCCAGGGGTTCCATGGCGACATGCAATACATGCAGGCCCATGGGCTCAAGCGCGCGCGCCCGGCCGAACTGGTGCCCGGCACGGTGAGCGTGATCACCGCGCGCATGGACTACCTGCCGCAGGCAACCCTTGGGCGCGCGCTGGAGGAAGAGGATCGCACCGGCGCCGGCCCGGAGCGCGGCGGCTGGCAGGCGGTCGAGTTCGCGCGGCTGGAGCGGCCCGGCGAGGGCATCGTCTCCGTCTATGCCCGGGGGCGCGACTACCACAAGGTGCTGCGCGCGCGGCTGCAGAAGCTCGCCGACCGCATCGCCGCGGCCGTGGGCCCGTTCGGCCACCGGGTGTTCACCGACTCCGCGCCCGTGCTGGAGGCCGAACTGGCGCGGCGCAGCGGCCAGGGCTGGCGCGGTAAGCACACGCTGGTGCTCAACCGCGAAGCCGGCTCGATGTTCTTCCTGGGCGAGATCTACGTCGATCTGCCGCTCGCGCCGAGCGGGCCCGTCACCGCGCACTGCGGCTCCTGCCAGGCCTGCATCGACGTCTGCCCGACGCAGGCCATCGTCGCCCCGCAGCGCGTGGATGCGCGGCGCTGCATCTCCTACCTCACCATCGAGCATGCCGGCGCCATCCCCGAGGCACTGCGGCCGCTGGTGGGCAACCGGGTGTACGGCTGCGACGATTGCCAGCTGGCCTGCCCCTGGAACAAGTTCGCGCAGGCGAGCACGGTGCCCGATTTCGACGAGCGGCCCGCGCTGTCGGGCCGGCCGCTGGCCGAGTGGTTCGCCTGGGACGAGGACACCTTCCTGCGCCGCACCGAGGGCGGCCCGATCCGCCGGATCGGGCACGAGCGCTGGCTGCGCAACGTGGCCGTGGCCCTGGGCAACGCGCTGCGCGCCACGGGCGATCCCGCGCTGCGCGCTGCGCTGGCCGCGCGCGCCGGCGATCCCAGCGCGCTGGTGCGCGAACACGTGGCATGGGCCTTGGCACAGGAACCGCTCCGTGCCGCCGGATCCATTGAATAG
- a CDS encoding AEC family transporter → MNYAQLLFPDFSLILFGYLVCRYTPLNRSVWQPVESLVYYLLFPVLLFQSIVKSPIQVGEASGLIAAGVLTGLSGIALAYLLPRMPGLSGRLDERDHAASAQVAFRFNSFIGLALAERLAGAQGLLLIAVLIGVCVPLFNIAAVWPMARAGRHGFLKELARNPLIIATATGLVANLLGFRIPAWMEPSVNRVGAASIALGLMSAGAGMQLGLLTRSKLLSASVLAIRHLVQPLVAFLMARWFGLDAVQTTVLMAFSALPTASTCYVLAARMGYNGPYVAGLVTLSTVLGVLSLPFALGVLRP, encoded by the coding sequence GTGAACTACGCCCAGCTGCTCTTTCCCGATTTCTCGCTCATCCTCTTCGGCTACCTGGTGTGCCGATACACCCCGCTCAACCGGTCGGTCTGGCAGCCGGTCGAAAGCCTCGTGTACTACCTGCTGTTCCCGGTGCTGCTGTTCCAGTCCATCGTGAAGAGCCCCATCCAGGTGGGCGAGGCCTCGGGGCTGATCGCGGCGGGCGTGCTCACGGGCCTGTCCGGCATCGCACTGGCCTACCTGCTGCCCCGCATGCCGGGCCTGTCGGGGCGGCTCGACGAGCGTGACCACGCGGCCAGCGCGCAGGTGGCGTTCCGCTTCAATTCGTTCATCGGGCTGGCGCTGGCCGAGCGGCTGGCGGGCGCGCAGGGCCTGCTGCTGATCGCGGTGCTGATCGGCGTGTGCGTGCCGCTCTTCAACATCGCGGCCGTGTGGCCGATGGCGCGCGCGGGCCGCCACGGCTTCCTGAAGGAGCTGGCGCGCAACCCGCTGATCATCGCCACGGCCACGGGCCTGGTCGCCAACCTGCTCGGCTTTCGCATCCCCGCCTGGATGGAGCCTTCGGTGAACCGGGTCGGCGCCGCGTCGATCGCGCTGGGGCTCATGTCGGCGGGCGCGGGCATGCAGCTGGGGCTGCTCACGCGCAGCAAGCTGCTGTCGGCCTCGGTGCTGGCGATCCGCCATCTGGTGCAGCCGCTGGTGGCCTTCCTGATGGCGCGCTGGTTCGGGCTCGACGCCGTGCAGACCACGGTGCTGATGGCGTTCTCGGCGCTGCCCACGGCGTCCACCTGCTACGTGCTGGCTGCGCGCATGGGCTACAACGGTCCCTATGTCGCGGGGCTGGTCACGCTCTCCACCGTGCTGGGCGTGCTGAGCCTGCCCTTCGCGCTCGGCGTGCTGCGGCCCTGA
- a CDS encoding LysR family transcriptional regulator — MDTTIDLEQLRTFSLVLELGSFSAAAERLGLTQPAVSVQVKKLERSLSVRLVERVGRRVSATPAGADLLAQVPHVATAVANAVSAATFHAAGVSGTVRLGTGLTPCLYFLPAVLRDLRKRYPSLQIVVSTGNTEDYVRQIEGNIVDVALVTLPVTSRALAATPVLEDDFVAICRKGTCDWPATVTAEMLSEQPLVKLGTGTTTRTLVDEWLRQGGGPLGTPAMEFDSVEAIKAMVAAGLGCAVLPRMAVTGAGKHKDLDMRPLRPRLKRTLAIILRQDKPVNRGLKKVLEAIVDGAKVLKAKD, encoded by the coding sequence TTGGATACAACCATCGATCTAGAGCAGCTCCGCACCTTCTCCCTGGTGCTCGAGCTGGGGAGTTTTTCAGCGGCGGCGGAGCGGTTGGGGTTGACGCAACCGGCTGTCAGTGTGCAAGTCAAGAAACTGGAACGCTCGCTGTCCGTGCGGCTGGTGGAACGGGTGGGCCGGCGCGTGAGCGCCACGCCTGCGGGGGCCGATCTGCTGGCGCAGGTGCCGCACGTGGCGACGGCCGTGGCCAACGCGGTGAGCGCCGCGACGTTCCACGCGGCGGGCGTGTCGGGCACGGTGCGCCTCGGCACGGGGCTCACGCCCTGCCTGTACTTCCTGCCCGCGGTGCTGCGCGACCTGCGCAAGCGCTATCCCTCGCTGCAGATCGTGGTGAGCACGGGCAACACGGAAGACTACGTGCGGCAGATCGAGGGCAACATCGTCGACGTGGCCCTCGTCACGCTGCCGGTCACGTCCCGCGCGCTGGCTGCGACGCCGGTGCTGGAGGACGACTTCGTCGCCATCTGCCGCAAGGGCACCTGCGACTGGCCCGCGACGGTGACCGCCGAGATGCTGAGCGAACAGCCGCTGGTGAAACTGGGCACCGGCACCACCACGCGCACGCTGGTGGACGAGTGGCTGCGCCAGGGCGGCGGCCCGCTGGGCACCCCCGCGATGGAGTTCGACAGCGTCGAGGCCATCAAGGCGATGGTGGCCGCGGGCCTGGGCTGCGCGGTGCTGCCCCGCATGGCCGTGACCGGAGCGGGCAAGCACAAGGACCTGGACATGCGGCCCCTGCGCCCGCGCCTCAAGCGCACGCTGGCCATCATCCTGCGCCAGGACAAGCCCGTGAACCGCGGGCTGAAGAAGGTGCTGGAGGCCATCGTCGACGGCGCCAAGGTCCTCAAGGCCAAGGACTGA
- the pyrB gene encoding aspartate carbamoyltransferase: MLQCHRSSPVDGIPRTPSFRTATQNLLSIDGWPRTDIESLLGMAEDIRRYPGEFAYSLAGTLVCTVFFEPSTRTRLSFEAAAHRLGARVLSVGDIQTTRVGLGESVTDTLRMAGYYADLVVARHAEDGMMERMAAVVDVPLINAGEGQGSHPTQTLIDLFTMRKHFGSLDGLRVGIAGGVRYSRAAKSLFAGLRAFRDVRLHVVDAVGDADGAPEPVPALSELAGAEVQEHACVADMLGQVDVLYVVRVQREQYREPSMYEQQLSRCRVTRDLLRGGRRDMAVLHCLPRGEELPEEVDETPFNHYFRQAANGVAVRMAVLQRYLGRSRLSTAALMGQNLCVDIAPTQPAKPSLAW; encoded by the coding sequence GTGTTGCAGTGCCATCGATCCTCGCCCGTTGACGGGATTCCGCGAACCCCGTCCTTCCGCACGGCCACCCAGAACCTGCTGTCCATCGACGGCTGGCCCCGCACCGACATCGAGAGCCTGCTCGGCATGGCCGAGGACATCCGCCGGTATCCCGGCGAGTTCGCCTACAGCCTGGCCGGAACGCTGGTGTGCACCGTATTCTTCGAGCCCAGCACCCGCACCCGCCTCAGCTTCGAGGCGGCGGCGCACCGCCTCGGAGCCCGCGTGCTGAGCGTGGGCGACATCCAGACCACGCGCGTGGGCCTCGGCGAGAGCGTCACCGACACCCTGCGGATGGCCGGCTACTACGCGGACCTCGTGGTGGCCCGCCACGCCGAGGACGGCATGATGGAGCGCATGGCCGCCGTGGTGGACGTGCCGCTGATCAACGCGGGCGAGGGCCAGGGCAGCCACCCCACGCAGACGCTCATCGACCTGTTCACCATGCGCAAGCATTTCGGCAGCCTCGACGGCCTGCGCGTGGGCATCGCCGGAGGGGTGCGCTACTCGCGCGCCGCCAAGTCGCTGTTCGCGGGATTGCGCGCGTTCCGCGATGTCCGCCTCCATGTGGTGGATGCCGTGGGCGATGCCGACGGCGCCCCGGAACCGGTGCCTGCGCTCTCCGAACTGGCCGGCGCCGAAGTGCAGGAACATGCCTGCGTGGCCGACATGCTGGGGCAGGTGGACGTGCTGTACGTGGTGCGGGTCCAGCGCGAGCAATACCGCGAACCATCGATGTATGAACAGCAGCTGAGCCGCTGCCGCGTGACCCGCGACCTGCTGCGCGGCGGCCGGCGTGACATGGCGGTGCTGCACTGCCTGCCGCGCGGAGAAGAGCTGCCGGAGGAGGTGGACGAAACCCCCTTCAACCACTACTTCCGCCAGGCGGCCAACGGGGTGGCCGTGCGCATGGCGGTCCTGCAGCGCTACCTGGGCCGCTCGCGGTTGTCCACGGCGGCCCTCATGGGGCAGAACCTGTGCGTGGACATCGCACCGACGCAGCCTGCCAAGCCGTCGCTCGCATGGTGA
- a CDS encoding sulfite exporter TauE/SafE family protein — protein MVMLWSAALAGLGGIVGIVAVTVGGGVTLGVPLLLLMGQPAATAIATVKFALIGSFVTGTLAHRQGQRSHVEVPWILWPLCVVGSVSGSLMVTGMDERFLKIMVVALMAVVLWITYRTDLSAAPALPAQARPRISWTGVATVFALCVYSGFFGAGFGTFLIFALMHFFGLNFAQSASVMTRINLLVVGASVSTFASSGVIDFKLGIPLMLGCAVGGVMGAWTAKTLPPPRMKAVFLVFTVLLGTKLLWDAMALA, from the coding sequence ATGGTGATGCTCTGGAGTGCCGCGCTGGCGGGATTGGGGGGCATCGTCGGCATCGTCGCCGTCACGGTGGGGGGCGGGGTCACGCTCGGCGTGCCTTTGCTGCTGCTCATGGGGCAGCCGGCCGCCACGGCGATCGCGACCGTCAAGTTCGCGCTCATCGGCTCCTTCGTCACGGGCACGCTGGCCCATCGCCAGGGCCAGCGATCGCATGTCGAGGTGCCCTGGATCCTGTGGCCGCTGTGCGTGGTGGGCTCCGTCTCGGGATCGCTGATGGTCACCGGCATGGACGAGCGGTTCCTGAAGATCATGGTGGTGGCGCTGATGGCCGTGGTGCTGTGGATCACCTACCGCACCGACCTGTCCGCGGCGCCCGCCCTGCCGGCGCAGGCCCGGCCACGCATCTCCTGGACGGGCGTGGCCACGGTGTTCGCGCTGTGCGTCTATTCCGGCTTCTTCGGCGCCGGCTTCGGCACCTTTTTGATCTTTGCGCTGATGCATTTCTTCGGCCTCAATTTCGCGCAGAGCGCCTCGGTGATGACGCGCATCAACCTGCTGGTGGTGGGCGCTTCCGTCAGCACGTTCGCGAGCAGCGGGGTCATCGATTTCAAGCTGGGCATTCCGCTCATGCTGGGCTGTGCCGTGGGTGGCGTGATGGGCGCCTGGACGGCGAAGACCCTGCCGCCTCCACGCATGAAGGCGGTCTTCCTGGTGTTCACCGTCCTGTTGGGCACCAAGCTGTTGTGGGACGCCATGGCCCTTGCATGA
- a CDS encoding tripartite tricarboxylate transporter substrate binding protein BugE: protein MHRRNWVGLVLFATAGCAWAQAYPSKPVKLVVPFAPGGTTDIIARVIADPLSRAIGQPVIVENKAGGGGIIGAAETAKATPDGYSLGIATVSTTAANPAINPRTPYNPLTDFTPIINIAATPNIIAVHPNFPAKDYKSFFAEIKKVPGKYSYSTSGTGGIGHLQMELYKSLTNTFVTHIPYRGAGPALNDTVAGQVPMIFDNLPSALPFIKENRLVPIVVAAPQRVAALPNVPTFKEIGLEPVNRMAYYGILGPKGLPKEVVDKINAGVRKALEDPAVRKRIEDTGSLIMANTPEQFTEQIKAEFEVYKGVVQKQKLVLD, encoded by the coding sequence ATGCACCGCCGAAATTGGGTTGGACTCGTCCTCTTCGCCACTGCGGGCTGCGCCTGGGCCCAGGCCTATCCTTCGAAGCCGGTCAAGCTGGTGGTGCCCTTCGCACCGGGCGGCACCACGGACATCATCGCGCGGGTCATCGCCGACCCGCTGTCGCGTGCCATCGGGCAGCCGGTGATCGTTGAAAACAAGGCGGGTGGCGGCGGCATCATCGGCGCCGCGGAGACGGCGAAGGCCACGCCGGACGGCTATTCGCTCGGGATCGCCACGGTATCGACCACCGCTGCCAATCCGGCCATCAACCCACGCACCCCCTACAACCCGCTGACCGACTTCACGCCGATCATCAACATCGCCGCGACGCCGAACATCATCGCGGTGCACCCGAACTTCCCCGCCAAGGACTACAAGAGCTTCTTCGCGGAAATCAAGAAGGTGCCGGGCAAGTATTCGTATTCGACCTCTGGCACGGGCGGCATCGGCCACCTGCAGATGGAGCTCTACAAGAGCCTCACCAACACCTTCGTCACGCACATTCCCTACCGCGGCGCGGGCCCGGCGCTCAACGACACCGTGGCGGGCCAGGTGCCGATGATCTTCGACAACCTGCCGTCGGCGCTGCCCTTCATCAAGGAGAACCGCCTCGTGCCGATCGTCGTGGCCGCGCCCCAGCGGGTGGCCGCCCTGCCGAACGTGCCGACCTTCAAGGAGATCGGGCTCGAGCCGGTGAACCGCATGGCCTACTACGGCATCCTGGGCCCCAAGGGCCTGCCGAAGGAGGTGGTGGACAAGATCAACGCGGGCGTGCGCAAGGCCCTGGAAGACCCCGCCGTGCGCAAGCGCATCGAGGACACCGGCTCGCTCATCATGGCCAATACGCCCGAGCAGTTCACCGAGCAGATCAAGGCCGAGTTCGAGGTCTACAAGGGCGTCGTGCAAAAGCAGAAGCTCGTGCTCGACTGA